Proteins from one Synergistaceae bacterium genomic window:
- a CDS encoding TSUP family transporter, whose translation MGSPFAITTPSLIFVCLTVGLAGFVDAAAGGGGTISLPAYMFTGMPAHFAYGCNKFSGSCGTTLAVFRFWKNGALDLKAALIAAAGSFIGSAIASKIVLMLDDHLLKTMLIFIIPCAAVAISLKRDFGERDLSSTLTRRTAVLLAFFIGFLIGGYDGLFGPGTGTFAIFAFSILMRYDLKTSSGNAKILNLASNYASLITFAMAGTIFYKVAIPAAICGTVGNYFGSGFALAKGAKFIRPMMAAVLLVLLGKMVLDILSW comes from the coding sequence TTGGGAAGTCCTTTCGCAATCACCACGCCTTCATTGATCTTTGTATGCCTGACGGTCGGCCTTGCCGGATTTGTCGACGCAGCGGCGGGTGGCGGGGGGACTATCTCTCTGCCGGCATATATGTTCACTGGCATGCCGGCTCACTTTGCATACGGCTGCAATAAATTCTCCGGCTCATGCGGCACCACCCTCGCAGTATTCCGATTCTGGAAAAACGGGGCGTTAGATCTAAAAGCCGCACTTATAGCGGCTGCCGGTTCTTTCATAGGCTCAGCCATAGCTTCCAAAATAGTCCTCATGCTTGACGACCATTTGCTTAAGACTATGCTTATCTTCATAATCCCCTGTGCCGCGGTTGCCATATCTTTAAAACGCGACTTCGGAGAAAGAGACCTTTCTTCGACGCTCACGAGACGCACAGCGGTTCTACTCGCATTCTTCATAGGATTCCTGATTGGAGGATACGACGGACTCTTTGGTCCAGGGACAGGGACCTTCGCGATTTTCGCATTCTCGATACTTATGAGGTATGACCTTAAGACATCCTCCGGCAATGCTAAAATACTCAACCTTGCATCGAATTATGCTTCGTTGATCACATTCGCCATGGCCGGAACGATATTTTACAAAGTCGCAATACCTGCGGCCATATGCGGGACAGTGGGGAATTACTTCGGCTCAGGCTTTGCTCTGGCCAAAGGGGCAAAATTTATCCGTCCGATGATGGCAGCGGTACTTCTGGTGCTGCTTGGAAAGATGGTTCTTGATATTTTATCTTGGTAA